From the Ipomoea triloba cultivar NCNSP0323 chromosome 8, ASM357664v1 genome, the window taatttaacctTTAAAATTCAGTATAATTATCGCTGAACATAAAAGTctgagttttttattttttcactaAACAGTGAGTGTCCCACAATAATTTATTTAGTGTCATGtcctataataatattatccccttttttaTTTGAATCGTTGTACGTGTTACTGTGTTAGTTGAAAGTGACATGTAACCATAAAAGGAATATATATCAATTTCAATTCGTAAGTATCATTTGTCTGTTTCTGCTATAGATAGAATTCTTCGCGAATGGGTTAACGCGTGGTTGGAATCATCGGTGGCGTATCAGTACAGGGAGTTTGATTTTTGGTTACGGAAAAGTTGTGGCACTATGTACAATGAGAGAGACTCTTCAGAACCTagaactaataataataataataatataaatggtgGAAACAATTTCTAGATCCAAAATTTTTTTATCTAAAAGTGGATATGGCTATTCGCATTGAAAATCCTAGGAGATAATATACCAAGATTAATACTTGGtactataataaaaataaaaaatctactcTTCTCTTCACACCCAAGCAGATACAGTTTTTGACTGCGCCTAGCCTAGGAGGACACAAGGCTGTCGTTGAGGGAAAGTGAAGCAAGTTGGTCTGCTGGGCTGTTAGCCTGTTGAACATTCCTCAGAACTTCCATAGCCTCCGCGACTTTGGCTTTCAAAGCTTCTGGTGATTCGAGCAGATGGAGGACCTCGGTTTGGTCCATCTCCAGAAGCATGCCTGTAACCTTGGCTGCGTGCTCGTGCTCCAGTTGATCAACAAGCGGGTACAAATTCTCGCCAAGCATCTGATAAACAGAAACAAAGTCAAATTCTACCTTACAAGGAACATGGTTCAAGGTGGAGAACCGTTAGATTAGATTACTCACTGTCCTCTGTTGCTCAGGCGGTGCATTTGCAAGGGCACTTGCGAGTGCTGTAATTGGTACAGGTTGTCCCAAAGAACCATCTCGAGGAAGTGCAACACCGCCCATATCATAAGGAACAGAAAGAAGACCTCCACCCACACCGGGCACTGGCACCTCTGGCACATTCCGGCCAGGGGGAAATCGATACATCCTTCCCCTTGGGAGCATCTTGGAGacaagataaataaataaataaatcaggATTGGATTGCTTGttgaacattttaaaataaaactaattctTGCATCTTACAGTACCAACAAATGACAGGAAACTGAccataattttaaaacaaaacttaCCTGCTGTTGCATCAAGGGCATAGTCTGCGGAGCTTGTTGCACTGGTCCAGATCCACGCCTGCCACCTGGACGCTGGGCTTGCTGACCCTGTTGGACAATTGGCACAAAAAAGTTTGGCATTGGAGCTCCTCCTGGCCGCATTCCGGGCACAAGCTGCTGCTGGTATCCAAATCCGGCCTAGAAACAATgactaaaattagtaaccatCAAAACGAAACAAAAGACTTCAGAAGATAATCCCTTTTGAATGTATTGATTCTTGAAGTAACATAGTTTCTGAAGCCAAGGATACGAGGATGGCTTAACATTTCAATTCCAACTAGCTTAAACCCCAAGTGCCTTGTCATTAAAACATCATAACTAACCAGTCTCCATGATGCAGAAGATGATTCACTGATAAGAATGTAATAACTTGAAGGATACAGTAAGAGTGTAAGACAACTCAAATGGGTTGGATTGCTAAAAATCTACACTAACAATATGTGTCTTCACTAAAGCAAATAATTAGGTTTACAGGCAAGGTTGGTGATCATCAGTTAAAAAGAGAGTATAAAAAAAGGTCATACCTGGTGAGGAATCATAGCAGGTGGAGCTTGGCCATAAAAGAGTTGCTGGCCAATACCTGGTGCACCAGGAGGATACATCGGCATTCGGGGAGCGAGAGCTGGTGTTACTGCAACTGGTCGCATCTGTTGAAACTGCGCCTGCAAGAGTgttgtataaataaaaattagaaacaGAAAGACATCCATGCAGCCGTAGAGATGACAGTCATATAAGCATTGTGCATCAACTAATGTGTATTCAAAGAATCAAAACTGATCAGAGTAAATATTACgagtaattaagaaaataagtGGATATCAAACTGATATTCTagcaaataaaacaaaaaatttcaagttcTAGAGCAAGTGTTAAATTACCTGCAACTTTGCCTTTCTCTCTTCTTTCCGCTGAGCAATTGCAACATAAAGTGGCTTGCTGATTATCATTTTTCCATTCATCTCAGTAAgctacaacaatataataataaaaatatttttagtatCTTATTCACTTAAAATAAGAGAAACTATACTTAGTACTGACCCATGTTACAACACATCAACTACTGCTGTTAACTTACAGCTCTAGAAGCTTCCTCAGgagctgagaaggcaacaaatcCTGATCCTCTGCTAATTCCACTCTGATCCCGCATAACCTGAAAAACCAAGAAAACAATGTtaatcaaatacggagtaaaacTTATCCAATTATAAGTAGCAGACGAAATAACAAAATGTGCACATATCTCATATGTTGTACCTTGTATGATGTTATTGTACCATAATCATTGAAGAGCTCCTTTAGCTTGTCATCATCAATACTATCATCCAAATTTTTGACATACAAATTTGCGCCTTGATATTTGTCCACTGTTTCCTTTGCAGTCTGCTCAAATTTACTTCTTAATTCTTGCTCCCTTTCTGACTTTTTTTGAGCTTTCCCAACATACCACTCTTTGTCATCAAATTTCTTCCCATTTAAAGCTTCAACTGCTTGAGCAGCATCATCTGCATTTTCAAAATTGACAAACCCAAAGCACTTGGACTTGCCATCTGCATCCCTCATCACTACTGCACTAGTAATTGTCCCGAATTCACCAAAAGTTTTATTCAGATCCTCATCTGTTGTGGATTCTGATAGATTCTTCACAAAAACATTGTTAAATTTTGTCTTAACAGTTGAAGTTTCTCTTTCCTGCTTACGAAGAAAATGTCCAACATAGACTTGCTTGTCATTAATTAGCATGCCATTCAACTTATCTATGGCATTTTGAGCCGATTCTTCATTGTCAAATTGAACAAAACCATATCCTTTAGACTGGCTGTTAGTATCAGTTGCTATCTTGCATGAGAGGATGTTGCCAAAGCTTGAAAAAGTTTCATA encodes:
- the LOC116027522 gene encoding polyadenylate-binding protein 2-like, producing MAQIQMQHQSPVPAPNGVPAASAVAGAAVSIAAAAPGAGVASQFTTTSLYVGDLEPTVTDSQLYDVFNQVGQVVSVRVCRDLSTRRSLGYGYVNYSNPQDAARALEVLNFTPLNGKSVRVMYSHRDPSLRKSGTANIFIKNLDKSIDNKALYETFSSFGNILSCKIATDTNSQSKGYGFVQFDNEESAQNAIDKLNGMLINDKQVYVGHFLRKQERETSTVKTKFNNVFVKNLSESTTDEDLNKTFGEFGTITSAVVMRDADGKSKCFGFVNFENADDAAQAVEALNGKKFDDKEWYVGKAQKKSEREQELRSKFEQTAKETVDKYQGANLYVKNLDDSIDDDKLKELFNDYGTITSYKVMRDQSGISRGSGFVAFSAPEEASRALTEMNGKMIISKPLYVAIAQRKEERKAKLQAQFQQMRPVAVTPALAPRMPMYPPGAPGIGQQLFYGQAPPAMIPHQAGFGYQQQLVPGMRPGGAPMPNFFVPIVQQGQQAQRPGGRRGSGPVQQAPQTMPLMQQQMLPRGRMYRFPPGRNVPEVPVPGVGGGLLSVPYDMGGVALPRDGSLGQPVPITALASALANAPPEQQRTMLGENLYPLVDQLEHEHAAKVTGMLLEMDQTEVLHLLESPEALKAKVAEAMEVLRNVQQANSPADQLASLSLNDSLVSS